The sequence GAAGCTGGGCTGTCGGAGGGACCTGAGCCTGGTGCTCGTCTTCCCGGCGTCTGCAGCCCCCTGGTGGCCGACACGCGCCTGCCGGCGGGGTCCGGATCCCCTCGTGTGGCTACATGGACACCTGCTGCCCCTGGCCTGGTCGCCAAGCCGGTGCCAGGGTGCGCGGTGGGCCGGACGCGCGCGATCCCCTGCTTCCACCCGGGCTGCGGGCTCCCGTCCAGGACGGCCATGCAAATGCATGCAAAGCAGCCGTCGTTTCTGGGAAGTGGTGGCGCCGGGAGGCTCCTGGCTGAGACATGCAACCCCGGGCGCCTGCTGTATACAGGGCCCCGTGCCAGGGGCTGAGCACGCGGTGAGACGCGCACACGGCTGGTGTGTGCGGGGACTTCATGTGAGGACCCTGGGAGGGGACCTGCGCGGGGTGACGGGCCATCTGCAGGCACAGATGGGCTGCGCGGGGAGGGCGCTCGGGACCCGGGGGACAGCGCTGGTGCAAAGGCACCGGGGCGGGAGGCAGCGAGACCCCAGTTCACTCAGAGGCATTGGGGACCCGGCAACGGCTCTGGGGCAGGGAAGGAGCGGCCAGGTGGGGCAGGAACTTCAGAGGCCAGGAGTAGGAGAGGCCGGCAGCCCCAGGATTTGAGTTGCCTGGGGTGCAGAAGTGAAGATGGAGCGGGCTGTGCTGGCACCGCCAACGCCACTCATCACGGGCTTCCCGGCAGCCTGGCGGGCGCTGGCCGCTCAGCAGTCTCGGCCCCAGGGCTGCACTGACCCCAGGCTGTGAAGGGGTCTTGTGTCCAGCCCATGTCCTTGTTGCCCTCCCTCCTGTGAGGACCAGGCTCCAGACCCCCCACCAGAATTAACACACAACCCCACCCAAAGTTGGGGCTGGGAGAAAACTCTGGTGGACATCAGGACGTACAGCTGGACAGGACAGGGGGACAGGCCAGGTGCGATGGTGCAGGGATCTCGGGCAGTggacaagggagggagggagggtggtggGTGAGGCTGGGCTGAGAACCAGCCCAGGTGCTCCAGGCCTAGGTGGAGAAAACCTGCCCTCCTGCTGTGTCATCCTGGCAGGAGGCTTTGGACTTCTCCCCATCCAGCCTCACCCCAGAGGGGACTGTCCCCAGGAGCCCAAGTCCTCCATGGCCAGCACTGCAGCTAAGGTGGGAGCCACTCAAGGTGAAGCACCTAAACACCTTCCGCTTCCTGGTTCTAGTACGTACAGCTTCAGGGAGCCAAGGTGGCTGCTGGACACCCTCTCCCCCCAGATGGCACGGGTTACTGATGCCAGGAGCACACGGCCACTGGGGGGAGGCTGGGAAACTTTCTTTCCTGGGTGGCAGCTGTGGCCCTTTCATTTTTCAGGGATTGTCACCACCTGGACTCACATGTCTAAGCAGCTTGCATTACAGACTTGGACCAAGTGGGACAGCCAGCAGCTAGCTGAGTCCAGCACAAATGCCCACCCAGCCCTCCCAATCCCAGAAGTGACATTGTGCCCCAGTGAGGACTGTTGTCATCCAAAGCTGATGGGAGGACGAACCTCACCTAAGACTGCGCCCATGGCAAAACCCAGCACAACTGGGTGACGATGACTCCAGCCTATAGTTGGGATCCCGAAACTGCAAGGGGCCATGCCTCAAAATCCTGTGGACCTCGGTCCAACCCCAGTGCTGAGCAGCAGCAGAGGATAGGTGCACAGGACTTGGGACAACACCCAGCCTGGCCTGTGGCTTTGCACCAGCCTGGGCTCGTGTCCCCAGCCTGCCTCTCCCACAGGAGGAGGGCATTCCCCAACCGTGCATTGACCTGGGCACTCCCGGCCCCCCAGGGCTGTTTGAGACACCAAGGAGGGACCTAGAGGTCACTTCCCAGCACTGGTAATTCAGAGTGCGCGGCAGCCCAGGACCAGGACCAGAGTCCCTGTTCCTCTCCCAACAGGCAGAACCGGGTGACATTAGCCTAGAATTCCCCAGGAGGGGACCCTCAGGCCTGAGAGAGACGCAGGGGGGTGGGGCTCGAGGCCCCTGCGCGGCAGCAGAGCACACACGGGAGCACAGGCTGCGGCCAAGGCCTGGCTAACAAGGGTTTGGGCCCCTGGCCAGGTGGAGCGCCTTTTGTTTGCAGGGAGGCTCTTGGGCGGGAGGTGACCTGCGGCCATGGGTGCCCTGGGTGCCGCGCGGGAACCGGGAAAGTACACAAGGGAGCCGGAAGTGGGTCCCTAGGTTTATTGGGGCGACGGGGCCGCGTCTAGAAGAAGGTGTTGGGCCTCTTGGTGGTGAAGCGGGGCTTGTGCTGGCGCCGCAGGACGCGGTGGGGCAGCGGGAACTTGATCTTGGAGTCCTGTGAGCAGAGCAGGGGGTGAGGGACAGAGGCCTCTCCACAGTCCTCCAGGCCACCCAGGCATGGCCGCCCCCCGGGGCTCCTGCGTCAgcgcccccaccccgccccgggCGCTCACGTGGAACTGCTTCACGGCCGGCCGGCGACACTTGCTGGCCGCGATCTCCTCCACCTTCATGATCTGGATGGAGTGCGCGCGGGCGCGGTGCCGGGCGCCCATGTCGCGGTCTGCGGAGAGAGGACAGCGTCAAGCTGGGCAGACAATGGCGGCCACCCCAGCCCCCGGGGACGCAAGGTTGTAGAACCTCCACATTCACTTTGAGGGGCACGGCCGCAGCCCCCCAAAGGCGACGAGGCCCCCTTGCTGTGCGCGCCATCGCTGAAACCCCTGCTACCGCAAGCAGCGGCTTTTGGGTTGGGGCGCGGCGGGGTCAGGGCCGCGCGCAGGGCCCGGGCGCTCACAGCACTGCGTGACGGCGCCCGCCGTGGTCAGGTCGCGGTACTCGCGGTACATGTTGTGCGTGCCGCTGCGGGAGTCGTAGCGCAGCCACACGCCGAAGTTCTTCACGCGCAGCGGGGACTTCTCGAACACCTGCGGGCCGGGCGGCGATGGAGGTGACAGTGAGGCGACAGTgatgggggtggtactgggggggGGACAGTGACAGTGACCCCGCCCGGGGGTCGCACTCTGCCCGCACCTGCCCGCAGTACACGATCTCCCCCGAGgacttcttcatcttcttcagcTGCGACACGAAGTACCAGAATCGCGACTTGGCGACGACGTGGTTGGGCGCGAAGATGCGCATGCGGTACAGCGGCGGCGCGTGGCACTTGGGGGTCGGCAGGCAGCGCCCCACGACCTTGTACTCCCGGAGCTGGggggacggacggacggacggacagaCGGGACAGACGGACTCGGGGATCTGAGCCGCGCTTCCCCATTTCCGCCACCATCCGGGTCCCAAGGGGCAAGACGGggtgccccccaccccccgcttGACCTCTGACCCCACGCCCCAGGAGGcgcgggggggaggggagggagagaaactgaggctgggaacCGCATACGGCCCGCCCGcctgttttcacttttttttacaaATTCCTTAAAAGCTCCGGATGCTCCCCCACCTGCCCCCCTCAATTTTGCAATCCAAGCACCCACGGGTTCAACTCCGCACCCCGACTTCGTCACccccccctctcctcctcccgcCGGACCAAGACACAAACGACCACTATCCCCGCTTTACATtcagggaaactgagtcacagcgcctctctcttctcccccgACTGCACTCCCGACCATCCATCCTCCGGCCCCGCACCCGCCGCCCCACGCGGCCCCCGCCATGGCCGCCATATTGGCCGCAGCGAGCCGGCAGCTCATGGGGCAGGGGGGCGCGGACCGCATCGCCCACAGCTCCCACCCGGTCCACGCCGCCTCGCCGGGCCCCACGAGGCGGCTCAAGCCGCGTCCCTCGTCTCCCAGCCTCGCCGCGCGCGTCTTACTGTGCCGGAGGCCTTCATGGTGCTGTCTCCGCGTTCGCCGCCACCCACAAAAGGAAGTAGCTCTTTCCACGCAGTCGCTCACCACGAGTTCCTTGCCGGAAGTCCCGCCCTCTAGATACCACGCCCTTATTGGCTCTCGAGAGCAGCGCTCAAAAAAGGTGACTTCGTTATTGGCTGTGGATCCGCCTACCACTCACAGCCCTACCTCTCTTGATAGTAAACCTACATCTCCCAGAAGGGAGTGCGGCGAGCTCTCCGTGTTCCGTCTACTTCCGTAATGGAGCGACGGCGCCGCACGAGGCACGCTGGGAGTTGTAGGAACTTGAGGCTCTCCTGCGTTGGTTCACGTGTTCTTCCTGGGGATGCTAAGTGTTCGAACTTAGACTTTTCacggtgtatttttttttcttttacataatttgTATTACTATTTTTCTTGCCTCGGGCTGAACGACGCAGATATCGAGCCAACAACCTGGGACTTATGGTACATAAAATGGGAATGCAAACTTTTTTATCCTAGAGATCCTTAGCCACGAGCATTGCATAAGCGCTGCACTGCCATTGGGGTGGGTTTTTGATGCACCGTCTTTGGGATTCACAGCGCTGGGCTGGAGTTCTTGCAGACCCTGGGTTGGGGTTCGTCGTGACGTCATCGTTCATCCTATGACGTCATCGCGCACCTTGCGACTTGTGACGTCATCAAGCATTATGCGCCCGCTGCGTCCTTCTGGCTTCCTTCAATTAGCATGGCTTGGTGAAGGTCCTTCTGCATTTTAGTTTCCCCGGCGCTTTGTCCATTTTGAGGGCATCACAAGGAAGCCTGCGTGGGTCTTTGGGCCTGCATCCTTCTGCACCCGCCAGCAAGGGGCAGCACGCATGGGACTTCAAGTCCCAACGGCTGTGATGTGCGTGTCCGTCTgtctgttcctctctctctctacgcAGGCATCGCTCTGCTTCTTAATGTTGTGCACAGCTTCTCGCGTACTGATCGGTGATTAAAGGGTCTTCCCTGGGGAGCCATGGAGGGCAGTGAAAACCCATGCGGAAACCAAGACTTTGCTTCTTTGCAGAAAAGTCTCCTGAAGCCCGGGCTTCACACTCGACTTCGAGGAtcgaggatcgaggttcgaggccagctcgaGACCGTTCCCCCATCCCCCACTCCATTTCCAAAAAtgaccagaacaaaatgagctgcaGGTgtgggacctgagttcaaaccccggtcacAACACGCACACAAAAACTATTGAAATTCTTCGCCTGTTCCCTGCCGGGCCAGCTTTGCTGCACCAGCGCTCCCGGCCGCTGCCGCGCGCGTCCACCAGGGGGCGCGAGACGCCGCCTTCGCTTCTGCCCGCGCATCTCCGCCaccgggcctcagtttccccatccgtGCCAAGACACCAGCCGCAGTCCCCGGCTTACGGGGTCTTTGTGAGATTTACATATCACAGGAGTGTTTGGAAATGGATAACCCAAGGCCCTACGTCTCATACAGTCTTGAactccgtgcctcagtttccccaagttGTGGGAAGCAGATCCTACAAAACTCATGACGGGGCCTGGGGCGCAAATCGGATCTTGAGAGGACTGGAAAGGGGACGAGGTGTGGGAAAGGAAGTGGGGCGCACAGGctaggaggaggggggagggggaagagcagggggaggggaggagcagggggaggggaggagcagggggagggggaagagcagggggagggggaagagcagggggaggggaggagcagggggagggggaaaagcagggggagggggaagagcagggggaggggaggagcagggggaggggaggagcagggggagggggaagagcagggggaggggaagagcagggggaggggaggagcagggggagggggaagagcaggggagggggaagagcagggggagggggaagagcagggggaggggaggagcagggggagggggaaaagcagggggagggggaagagcagggggagggggaagagcagggggagggggaagagcaggggagggggaagagcagggggagggggaagagcagggggagggggaagagcaggggagggggaagagcagggggagggggaagagcagggggagggggaagagcaggggagggggaagagcagggggagggggaagagcagggggaggggaggagcagggggaggggaggagcagggggaggggaggagcagggggaggggaagagcagggggaggggaggagcagggggagggggaagagcagggggaggggaggagcagggggaggggaggcgcAGGTCCAAGGGAGGTTGAGGACAAGGACAGGGAAGTAGAGGAGGCAGAAGGCCAATACGCCCAGCACTGGCCTCAGGCCAGGCCTTCCATCTGGCGGACTGGGTGGCAGTGACCCGACAGATGGACAAGCACAAGGCCGTGGGTCGTAATGTTCCCCTATCTTTGTTTAAAGCTTTACCTCTTTTTTAATGCTCCATTGTGCCATTTCCAGAGGCATAGCCATGGCCCCAACTTCCTCCTGACACACCTGGCCACGTAGAAGCCCCTCCTAGTGCCCACAGGAATCCAGGCCTGACAGGCTGGTTCTGCACACTCACCTCATTGGACAGGAACCAGGACCCCAGGCCACAAGGGACCCACCCTGTCCTCTCAGTCCTTCCGTGTTAATCCTAACTGGACCCTGCCCACAAGACCTGGGATCCCAGAAATCTCAGTGCTGACCTGCTGAGGAATGCACCCGAGTTTATGTCAGCCCTGGGCACCTGCGCCCCACAGGGATGGGCAAGATTCTGCCCCCGACCCAGCTCCTCAGAAGTCCCAAACCACACACGGCCAGGGTGCCTCCAGAAAACAAATCTACCTGTGGCTGCCTACAAAGAACCCAACCACCTGCCCACCCACCTGTCCACCCacaatccacccatccacccatccacccacccatccatccacccatccatccatccatccatccatccacccatccacccatccacccatccacccatccctccgtccacccacccacccgcccacccatccacccacccgtccacccacccatccatccatctgtccatccacccatccatccacccatccacccatcgacgcatccatccacccatccacccatccactcatccatccacccatccatccatccacccatccatccacccatccatccacccatccaccacccacccatccacccatccatccacccatccatccatccatccacccatccacccatccatccatccatccacccatccatccacccatccatccatccatccatccacccatccatccatccatccatccaccacccacccatccacccatccatccacccatccatccacccatccacccatccacccatccatccatccatccacccatccatcaacccatccatccacccatccatccatccattcacccgtccacccatccatccatccatccacccatccacccatccatccatccatccacccatccatccacccacccatccacccatccacccatccatccatccatccacccatccatccacccatccacccatctacccatccatccatccactcatccatccatccatccatccatccacccacccatccacccatccacccatccacccatccctccgtccacccacccacccgcccacccatccacccacccgtccacccacccatccatccatccgtccatccacccatccatccacccatccacccatcgacgcatccatccacccatccacccatccactcatccatccacccatccatccatccacccatccatccacccatccatccacccatccaccacccacccatccacccatccatccacccatccatccatccatccacccatccacccatccatccatccatccacccatccatccacccatccatccatccatccatccacccatccatccatccatccatccaccacccacccatccacccatccatccacccatccatccacccatccacccatccacccatccatccatccatccacccatccatcaacccatccatccacccatccatccatccattcacccgtccacccatccatccatccatccacccatccacccatccatccacccatccacccatccaccacccacccatccacccaaccatccatccatccacccatccatccatccatccacccatccatccacccatccatccatccattcacccgtccacccatccatccatccatccacccatccatccatccactacccatccatccacccatccatccatccacccatccatcaacccatccatccacccatccatccatccatccatccacccatccatccacccatccacccatccacttgGCCTTGTGCCATGGGGAGCCAAGGCAGCCTGACCTTCTCCTTCtcccagagcctcagtttcccctttgtCCACTCAGGTGTCTGAGCTCGCTGTGAGACTGACTTCCTATCTGGCCAACGCCATGTCTGGCACCCGTGTCGCAGTGAACACCTGGCAAGTCTGCCGTCCTGTCGTTGGCATGACTCTTTTGCTCCGTGTCCAGCCTGTGCACCTGCCACCTCCCATTGCCTCCCGACCCACGCAGGTGAGTCTTCCCTTCGTCCCCGTGACTAATAGGATGACCTGTGTTTCCCatgaaaaaaaagggagaaggcACAGCAGGTAGGGTGTCTCCTTCCTGCACCCGCCATGGCTCCCCAGTTCCCTTCCATGGTGGATAGTCATGAAATTGTTTGATTTTCTATAGCACCTGGGGGCCAGGCAGCTCTGGGGACAGAGGTGTCCACCTTCCTGCTAAGCGTGGGACACAGGTGCTCTTCTCCCAGATTGACCCTCCTGGCCCGGCGAGGACAATGTCTCCAGAACCAGGCCACACTGTGACCAGGACCTCCCGCCTTGCCCCAGTTCTTCCTGCAACCCTAAAGCTGGCCTGTGTCCCTGAAGATGGGCTGCACGTCACCCCTCTCCGCTGCTGCATCCTCGCCCCAGCTTCCCCTTTATGTGCACTGGGCGAGTGGCCCAGTCGGCCTTGGTTGCCTCGGGTTTGGTGACCTCAAGACTACAGCTGCCTGAGCCGGCCAAAGGAGGTCACGTCCTCACCCCCAACCCTCGGGAAATATCCCTGACACCGCCCTTCTCAGGAACACCCTGATCTGCCAAAACCCCAAGTCCCCACTCTCCTTGGGTCCCATCACAGagccacttcctccaggaagccttcccagaTTATTTGGGCATCTCTGCCCCCTGCCTGGTGTCTCTGAAATAACAACTAGGTGACAATGACCACAGCTGGCTTTGACCCCATGTCCTGCATCGAGGTGACCACCCCGATGAGCACCTGCCAGTCACAAAATGCCCTCCacgccaggtgccagtggctcacgcctgtcatcccagctacttgggaggctgcgatcgggaggatcacaatttgaggccagccctggcaaatagttcatgagacccccatctccaaaataaccggagccaAACGGACTGGACGGAGGTCAGGACCTGGGTGCATGCCACCtgtgggtaaactgaggcaccAGGGACCTGCCCATGAGCGATTCCAAATGCTCCTCTGTTCTGTCATCCCTTCCCTGTCGTCTTGGGGTCTCCAGTGGCCTGAGGCCATTCATTGCACAGGTTTCTGGAAGCTTCTGCccctcccaggctggcctgtcacctccccacccccattccccCACATGGCTGTGACTTTCGGTAAATGACAACAGCTCAGGAAGCCATGGGGCCCACACAGGAAGGCGCCGAGGGGGACTTTCCTGCGTGCTGCCTAAAATCCTTCCTGTCTCCGTCCACGGTCCCCACCGGCCAGGTAAGAGCCGGGCAGTGCCACATGGCCGTGCCTGGCACTGGGGGTGGCCGGGATGCCGAGGGTCCCCCCCCAAAGCAGGTCACTCGCCCCGGCCCGGGTTTGATTTGTCGTATGGAACCCCGGGCTTTGTGGGTGACATGCAGGAAATACAAATGTCCCCAGCCCCTTGCTTCCCTTGGAGCAGGGGGTGACCAAGCCGTCCGGGATACGGGGCTTGGAGGTTCAAAAATGGGGCAGGTTGTGACTTTCCCTGTTTTACTTTCAAGATTCCCAAAGTCATGCTTTCCCTAGGACTTGTAAAATGCCGTGGCACCGTGTCCAGGGTCCCTTTTCTAACACTGGTCACTGGTTGGGATGGTGACAGGGACCCTCCAAAGGCTCAACTCCAGTGCTGGGGGCTCAGGGACATTCCCAGGCTTGGTTTGGGCCCTGGGTGACCCTCTGCAAGACACCAAGGGACTTTCCGGTCTGGCTTAGGGGACAGGTGCTGTGGGCTCACTGGGGAGGGGGCCCCCAGGGGATTGACTATGGTGACACTTTGGGGTCTGGACAGGGCTCACTCAGCTGGCCACCTCTGGGGACTGGAGGGGACTCTGCCCCCCGCACGTCTGGCAGAGCTGACACCTGGACGTGGTGGGGCTGGGACTCGAACCCAGAACCCCGGGCTCGTCACCCACCCCATCACAAGCACGCCACTAGGGGCGTTTATATACATGTGCCATTTCAGCCGTGCCCCAGGCCAGCCCTTCGAGCCTGAGGCATTTTCCACATATGGTCGTGGCTTTTTGCTGGGGTGACCTCCTTCTTTGCAGCTGGATGACAGGGgcggccaccatgcccagctttgcaactgtttttattttttcaaacctAAGAGTAGCTCTGCATCCGGGTCAATTAATTGGGGGAGATCCTGTTTTTCTCCCACCCCTGGGGGCCACGAGTTGGAAGGTCCCCAAGGGGAAGGAGCCCTGGGCCGGACGCTTAGGGACCAGTGTCCACGAGGCTTCTGCTATGGAGACCTGAGTGCATGCAAGGAAGATGCTGGGGGCGGGGCTGGTGGGGGCGGGGCCAACGGGACGGGACCCAATGGGAGTGGGGCGCTGGAGCAGCGGCAAGAGGGTGCGGCTAATGCGGCTAAGGTAATTGGGTGGTGCTAACTGGGGCAGAGCCAATGAGAGCAAGTCTCTCTGGAGGCGGGGCTACGAGGGTGGGGCCAATGGGCGGGGCCAGTGCAGGCGGGAGGCGGGGCCATCTGGGGGCATGGCCAATGGGGTGGTTTGGTTATATGGGGCAGCCCTAGCTACGGTGGGACTAAGGAGCAGAGCTAAGGGCGTATGGAGGCGGGGCTATCTGGGGTGTGGTTGGTGGGGGCGTGGCTACCTGGGGGCGTGGCTAAGGGAGGCGCGGCTACTGAGTGAGGCAAATGGGCAGGTGTAGCTGGGATAGGCTAGCTTGGGGTGGGGCTAGGGGGCGGAGCTAACTGGGGCAGTGCTGATTGAGGCGGGGCTACAGGGGGTGTGGTTGGTGGGGGCGTGGCTGCATAGGGCGTGGCTAACAGGATGCGGGGCTACTGAGTGGGGCTAATGGATGGGTCCAGCTGGAGTGGTGGTAAGGGGTGGAGCTAACTGGGGCAGTGCTGATGGAGGCGTGACTTCCCGGGGCGTGGGTAACAGGAGGCGGGATGACGTGGGGCTGAGCTAATGGCTCTGGTTAACTGGGGGTGATGAGATGCGGACCCCCTGTTGGCCATCATCATCCATCAGACTGGTCCCATCCAGGGCCGGATGGACTGGGGACCCCAGACCCGCAGGGCAGGACAGCCACCCCACCTTCTGAACACACGTGTGCACAATGCAGCACGTGGGGATGGAGTGCATGGCGTGGACTGGGCTGGCGGGGAGGGGAAGTGGAGGCCACACATGGTGACTGCCGATGTCCTGCCCAGCACAGCTCTCTTCGCGGAGCGGGGGAGAGTGGCAGCTCCCTTCTGGCTCTGTCTGTCCATCTCTGcctgttcctgcttctctgtctCACTGTCCCTTTTCAGAAGCCCTGTCTCCTTGGCCAGAACTGAAGGGCCACCTCGCTGCGTCCCAGGCGGGTGGCACTCATGGCACCTCCGAGCGAGGAGACACCGCTGATTTCCCAGCGCTCCTGCAGCCTCTCGTCCTCAGAGGCTGGTGCCCTGCACGTGCTGCTGCCCCCTCGGGGACCTGGGCCTCCCCAGTGCCTGTCATTCTCCTTTGGGGACCACTTGGCTGAGGAGCTTTGCGTACAGGCTGCCAAGGCCAGCGGTGAGTGGATTGGTCACCAGGGGACTGGATCAGACAGAGGACTGCTTGAGAGCAGGACTCAGCATTGGATCTAGGGATTTGAGGGTTGAGTAGGAGTTTGGTAAGGGAGGAGGGTGGGCACCTGAGACTCAGAAGTGACTCTGGAGGGATCTGATGGCCTCTGTCTGCAGGCATTCTGCCCGTATGTCACTCGCTCTTTGCTCTGGCCACGGAAGACTTGTCCTGCTGGTTCCCCCCATGTCACATCTTCTCCATGGAGGACGTCAACACCCAAGTCTTGGTCTACAGGCTCCGGTACGAAGCACCCCAAACCCCGCAGAAATCCTACAATTTCACAGATGAGGGGGACCTTGGGTCCAGAGAGGGTGGTCAAGGTCACACACACCGCACATTCACCAAACAGCCTGGGCTCTGTGCAGCCTTGGCTGAGTTTGCCGCCCCACCCTGAACCCCGTTTCCTGCTGAGGCCAGGCCGCCCCTCTCCCCTGCCTCTCAGCTTTCGCTTCCCCAACTGGTTTGGACTGGAGAAGTGTCACCGCTTTGGGCTACGTAAGGACCTGACCAGTGCCGTGCTTGACCTG is a genomic window of Castor canadensis unplaced genomic scaffold, mCasCan1.hap1v2 HAP1_SCAFFOLD_88, whole genome shotgun sequence containing:
- the LOC109698333 gene encoding large ribosomal subunit protein eL20, encoding MKASGTLREYKVVGRCLPTPKCHAPPLYRMRIFAPNHVVAKSRFWYFVSQLKKMKKSSGEIVYCGQVFEKSPLRVKNFGVWLRYDSRSGTHNMYREYRDLTTAGAVTQCYRDMGARHRARAHSIQIMKVEEIAASKCRRPAVKQFHDSKIKFPLPHRVLRRQHKPRFTTKRPNTFF